A single Desulfonauticus submarinus DNA region contains:
- a CDS encoding NADH-quinone oxidoreductase subunit J family protein, which translates to MEKIGAIVLGIHIAMIIFGGLVTIFTKNIIRALTGLILTLFGVAGLYFLMAAPFIGIMQILIYVGAISILIFFAIAFTKASSQGDEAKPRKKSQYFLICTLPFILVSVLGYFLLNELRSSQTPKVSSIQDLGTFFLGPYMLPFELISVVLLVAMAGAVVLGFEKKISREE; encoded by the coding sequence ATGGAAAAAATAGGAGCAATAGTCTTAGGCATCCATATAGCAATGATTATCTTTGGTGGCCTGGTTACTATTTTTACTAAAAACATTATCCGAGCCCTAACAGGCCTTATCTTAACTTTATTTGGAGTTGCTGGGCTTTATTTTTTAATGGCTGCTCCTTTTATTGGAATCATGCAAATCTTAATTTATGTAGGAGCAATTAGTATCTTAATCTTCTTTGCCATTGCTTTTACCAAAGCCTCGTCTCAAGGAGATGAAGCAAAACCTCGGAAGAAAAGTCAGTACTTTTTAATCTGTACCTTACCTTTCATTTTAGTTAGTGTACTTGGTTATTTTTTGCTAAATGAACTACGATCCTCTCAAACGCCAAAAGTTTCCTCTATCCAGGACCTGGGAACTTTTTTTCTTGGCCCATATATGTTACCTTTTGAGTTAATCTCTGTAGTATTATTAGTGGCAATGGCAGGAGCTGTTGTTTTAGGATTTGAGAAAAAAATAAGTCGAGAGGAATAA
- a CDS encoding NADH-quinone oxidoreductase subunit D, producing MLNPNLDACELCGDFYTRHFHPTPSEDTLILNMGPQHPSTHGVLRIILEIDGEYIVKAEPVLGYIHRMHEKMAEVKRYEQYLPNLGRIDYLHALAWNWAYVGAVERLLGLEVPKRAEYIRVITCELNRINSHLLWWGAYLLDLGAFTPIMYAFEDREIVMDILQRITGSRLTYCYYRFGGVSQDIDDTFIAQTTEFCKYLRERLKMYKALVTDNIILRKRVEGIGIIEKETLRKYGATGPVLRGSDVKYDIRRAEPYSIYPELEFEIPTTQTKDALGRYLVRMQEMEQSLNIIEQALKQLPSGKYIHPKAPKRPKPPRGEVYFAVEGARGEIGVHLVSDGTAFPYRLKLRSPSFSNLSLFSEVAKGTLLADAVSILGSLDLVIPEIDR from the coding sequence ATGTTAAATCCAAATTTAGATGCATGTGAATTATGTGGTGACTTTTATACTAGACATTTTCATCCCACTCCATCTGAAGATACTCTTATCCTAAACATGGGCCCCCAACATCCTTCCACCCATGGTGTGCTGCGTATCATTTTAGAAATAGATGGAGAATATATTGTAAAAGCCGAACCTGTCTTAGGTTATATTCACCGTATGCACGAAAAAATGGCAGAAGTAAAAAGATATGAGCAGTATTTACCTAATTTAGGGCGAATAGATTATTTACATGCTTTAGCTTGGAATTGGGCATATGTAGGTGCAGTAGAAAGACTTCTCGGACTGGAAGTACCAAAACGAGCAGAATATATTCGAGTAATAACGTGTGAATTAAATAGAATAAATTCACACCTCCTGTGGTGGGGCGCATATCTTTTAGACCTAGGAGCATTTACTCCTATTATGTACGCATTTGAAGATAGAGAAATTGTAATGGATATTCTCCAGCGAATAACTGGCTCTAGATTAACATATTGTTACTATCGATTTGGGGGAGTTAGTCAAGACATAGATGACACTTTTATCGCTCAAACAACAGAATTCTGCAAATATTTAAGAGAACGGCTAAAAATGTATAAGGCTCTTGTTACAGATAATATTATTTTAAGAAAACGGGTAGAAGGAATAGGCATCATAGAAAAAGAGACTCTTCGTAAATATGGAGCAACAGGGCCTGTATTAAGAGGCTCTGATGTCAAATATGATATTCGAAGAGCAGAGCCATATTCCATATATCCTGAGTTAGAATTTGAAATCCCTACTACACAAACTAAAGATGCTCTGGGAAGATATTTAGTCCGTATGCAAGAAATGGAGCAAAGCTTAAATATTATTGAGCAAGCTCTTAAACAATTACCATCTGGAAAATATATTCACCCCAAGGCTCCAAAGCGCCCTAAACCTCCTCGAGGAGAAGTTTATTTTGCTGTAGAGGGGGCTAGGGGAGAAATAGGAGTCCATTTAGTAAGTGATGGAACTGCTTTTCCCTATAGATTGAAACTCCGCTCCCCTAGTTTTTCTAATTTAAGTCTTTTTTCTGAAGTAGCAAAAGGGACATTATTGGCAGATGCAGTATCTATTTTAGGTAGTTTAGACTTAGTAATTCCGGAGATCGACAGATGA
- the nuoK gene encoding NADH-quinone oxidoreductase subunit NuoK: protein MNFLTIYHLVALFLMVVGIVGIIWRRTLVGILICIELLLNGAGLAIMASTKLTETADFLGQAGTLIVMGLAAAEATVLLALILVVFRRFGQIEADKINSLRG from the coding sequence ATGAATTTCTTAACTATCTACCACTTAGTTGCTCTCTTTTTAATGGTTGTAGGGATAGTGGGCATTATTTGGCGAAGAACCTTGGTAGGAATACTAATCTGTATAGAATTGCTTTTAAATGGAGCAGGTCTTGCCATAATGGCTTCAACCAAGCTGACTGAAACTGCGGATTTTCTTGGACAAGCAGGAACACTAATTGTGATGGGACTTGCTGCTGCTGAAGCAACAGTCCTACTAGCACTTATTTTAGTTGTATTTAGACGCTTTGGTCAAATAGAAGCAGATAAAATA
- a CDS encoding 4Fe-4S binding protein, whose translation MTIGTKLKEAFDGLVSLIVGLKITGENFLKPNVTIHYPREVVTPTGLEGYRGHIELVPKENNPFVPKCIACGLCENICPSGCIKIKIVKEPIETKTVHTPHPDIQDTPLDIKHKVAPPPKMRKKLFSFELDYNYCSLCGLCVQNCPAGSLKFSKDIYLAGYSRKEFEFDLLARLQNQARQKQNIED comes from the coding sequence ATGACTATAGGGACTAAATTAAAAGAAGCATTTGATGGTCTTGTAAGCCTTATTGTAGGGCTAAAAATTACAGGGGAAAATTTCTTAAAACCTAACGTCACTATTCATTATCCTCGAGAAGTAGTTACCCCAACAGGCTTGGAAGGATATCGAGGACATATAGAGTTAGTGCCTAAAGAGAACAACCCCTTTGTACCCAAATGTATTGCGTGTGGTTTATGTGAAAATATTTGTCCATCTGGTTGTATAAAAATAAAAATTGTAAAAGAGCCTATAGAAACAAAAACAGTTCATACCCCTCATCCAGATATTCAAGATACTCCTCTAGATATTAAACATAAAGTAGCTCCACCACCTAAAATGAGAAAAAAATTATTTTCCTTTGAGTTAGACTATAATTATTGCAGTTTATGTGGATTATGTGTTCAAAATTGCCCAGCAGGTTCGCTTAAATTTTCAAAAGATATTTATTTGGCAGGATACAGTAGAAAAGAATTTGAATTTGACCTTCTGGCAAGATTACAAAATCAAGCCAGACAAAAACAAAACATCGAGGATTAA
- the nuoH gene encoding NADH-quinone oxidoreductase subunit NuoH, with translation MINISQIPLPFIQIVIGLIGILAFVGLNGLVCVYLERKIAGHIQRRPGPFEVGPHGILQPLADAVKLVAKQMITPKGADPILYWAAPLISFAPAIVCFLPLPFGPTLQNISINIGLILVLAFSGLNVLALCLAGWSSQNKWSLLGAARNIAQSVAYEIPLLLSLLPVVLLTGSLNLVDITNYQGAWPWQWLVVKQPLAFIIFFICVFAETNRAPFDLPEAESELTAGFHTEYSGMGFGLFFLAEYSYMVVGCALASILFLGGYQGPVAPGWWWFLLKVYGLLLLMIWVRWTYPRVRFDQLLNLTWKWFIPLTLINILITALVVKL, from the coding sequence ATGATAAATATATCCCAAATACCCTTACCTTTTATTCAAATAGTAATTGGACTGATAGGAATATTAGCCTTTGTTGGTCTAAATGGGTTAGTATGTGTTTATCTTGAAAGAAAAATAGCTGGCCATATTCAAAGACGACCAGGTCCTTTTGAAGTTGGCCCCCATGGAATTCTACAGCCCCTGGCAGATGCAGTTAAACTAGTTGCAAAGCAAATGATCACTCCTAAAGGAGCAGATCCTATTCTTTATTGGGCCGCCCCCCTCATCTCCTTTGCTCCAGCAATTGTATGTTTTCTGCCTTTACCTTTTGGCCCAACTCTACAAAATATTTCTATAAATATCGGTTTGATTTTAGTTCTAGCCTTTAGTGGCCTAAATGTTTTAGCTTTGTGCTTGGCTGGTTGGAGTTCACAAAATAAATGGTCTTTATTGGGTGCAGCACGAAATATTGCTCAATCTGTAGCCTATGAAATCCCCCTTTTGCTTTCTCTTTTGCCTGTTGTTTTATTAACCGGAAGCCTAAATTTAGTAGATATCACTAACTATCAAGGAGCGTGGCCTTGGCAATGGTTGGTTGTAAAACAACCACTAGCCTTTATTATCTTTTTTATCTGTGTATTTGCAGAAACGAATAGAGCTCCCTTTGATTTACCTGAGGCAGAAAGTGAACTTACCGCAGGGTTTCACACAGAATATTCGGGAATGGGTTTTGGCCTATTCTTTTTAGCAGAATATTCTTATATGGTAGTAGGATGTGCTCTTGCTTCTATTTTATTTCTAGGAGGATACCAGGGACCTGTTGCCCCAGGTTGGTGGTGGTTTTTACTAAAAGTATATGGACTTCTGTTATTAATGATTTGGGTAAGGTGGACTTATCCCAGAGTAAGATTTGATCAATTACTAAACTTAACTTGGAAGTGGTTTATTCCTCTTACGTTAATTAATATTTTAATAACAGCGTTGGTGGTGAAACTGTGA